In one Syntrophorhabdus sp. genomic region, the following are encoded:
- a CDS encoding TVP38/TMEM64 family protein has translation MIRTPLVRSKTVSRILRSILALFTLLLIFLIFYSYQEGAWKEIVAYYRFFFDYKKLRLFILSFGPFAAVAFIVIQSLQVVFAPVPGEITGFVGGLIFGNTWGAILSTIGLTLGSLGAFAISRMLGLRFVEKVVKKAYIDKFNFFVTHKGLNVSFILFLIPGFPKDSLCYLLGLTRMRLLDFIIMNVFGRLPGTLMLTMQGAAVYSQQYRLFFVLLFISIALTFVLYLARGFLIRKIVRAVRRTRVFLRRK, from the coding sequence TTGATCCGAACGCCACTCGTCAGATCAAAGACCGTCTCACGCATTCTGCGGTCCATTCTGGCGTTGTTCACACTGCTCCTCATCTTTCTCATCTTCTATTCTTACCAGGAGGGCGCGTGGAAAGAGATCGTCGCCTACTATCGTTTTTTCTTCGACTACAAGAAACTGCGCCTCTTCATCCTCTCCTTCGGACCCTTCGCCGCCGTCGCCTTCATCGTTATTCAATCCCTCCAGGTTGTTTTCGCCCCGGTGCCGGGTGAGATAACAGGGTTCGTCGGAGGCCTCATTTTCGGCAACACCTGGGGAGCGATCCTCTCCACGATCGGCCTTACCCTCGGCTCGCTCGGAGCTTTCGCGATATCGAGGATGCTCGGGTTGCGGTTCGTGGAGAAGGTCGTCAAGAAGGCATACATAGACAAGTTCAATTTCTTCGTCACTCACAAAGGACTGAATGTGTCCTTCATTCTCTTTCTCATTCCCGGCTTTCCAAAGGATTCGCTGTGCTATCTCCTGGGGTTGACCCGCATGAGGCTTCTCGACTTCATCATAATGAACGTCTTCGGAAGATTGCCCGGAACGCTGATGCTGACCATGCAAGGCGCAGCCGTGTACTCCCAGCAATACCGCCTCTTCTTCGTTCTTCTTTTCATCAGCATTGCTCTCACCTTCGTTCTTTATCTGGCCAGAGGTTTTCTGATCAGGAAGATCGTCAGGGCAGTGCGCAGGACGCGCGTCTTCCTTCGCCGCAAGTAA